The Gordonia terrae genome contains the following window.
TGGATCGCGACGTGCGGATGTTGCTCGAGTCGGTGGATCACATGAGCGTCGTGGTCGACGGCCGGCGCGAACATCCACGGCAGGCGTGGCGGCGGGTCTTCGCCGACCTCGGTCTGCCTGCGGGACAGCCGCTGATCGTCGGACACCCGAGTACGTGGGGACCGCGTCGTGCGTCGACCCTTGCCGACCTCGGCGACGCCGGCGCACCGGTGTCGTTGCTGCCGCGGGCGGTTCTCGTCGCCCGCAGTCACGCCGACCTCACCGTGCAACGCTGCGCCGTCGTCGAGACCACCCACCTGCCGCATCCGCCGACCGACCCCGCCCACCCGCGAACCTCGTGGTGGGACGTGCAGATCGTGGGCCGGGGTCCCGACGGCTGGACGGTCGAACGCTCCGGGATCATCCGTCCGGGAGCCGGTCTCGCGTCGTCGGCCCCGGCCGACGGCGAGGGGATCGACGGCGCGGGGATCGACGTCATCGACGACTCGGTCGAGGCGGTGTTCGTCGACGGGGCGGCGGCGGACGACGTGTCCGCGGCGATCGACGTCATCTCCGCGCACGCGGTCGCGGGACGGGTCGTCGCCGTAGACCGTGACCTGGTCGTCCGGCTCGGACACCGCACGGGCGGCGCCGCCGACGACGCGGCGGACCCCGGTCGTGACCCTCGCCCGCCGGACTCGTTGCCGGTCGGCAGCACGAGACTGCGGTCGCGCTCGCTGCTCGCGGCCGCGGTGGTGGCGGTCCTCGTCGTGAGCGGTGCGGTCGGGGTGGGCGTCTGGCAGCGCGAACCCGCATCAGGCGCGTCGTCGGCGGATGTCCACCTGGGGCGCGCGACGCTGACCGTCCCGGGGGATTGGCGGCAGGCCGACCAGGACACCCCGAGCGACGCCGCCGACGACCCGTCCACCACTCGCACGGTGTTCGTCGACCCCGACGACGGCCGGCGCATCATCGCCGTGCTCACCGAGGTGCGCGAGGGTTCCACCCTGGCCTCGGTCGCCGGCAGCCTGCGCAACCGGATCGAACAGCGCGGCGACGACATCGTCACGGAGTTCTCCGCCAACACCCGGTTCGCCGGCCGCGACGTGATCGGTTACCGCGAGTCACCGGCATCCGGGGGTGCGATCCGCTGGTACGTCGTCGTCGATGACGGTCTACAGGTCTCGATCGGCTGTCAGGCGGGTACCGCGGCCGAGCCGGCCGAGGCTGAATGCGCGGAGGCGGTCCGGACGATCCGGGTGCTGCCGTCGTAGAGCGGGCCGATGCCGGACGCCGGCGCCCGTTGTGACCCCGGCCGGAGGCCGGCGCCCGTTTTGACCCTGACCAGCGCGGTCGCGTAACCTGGATCGCTGGTGCTCGGCACCTGGTGCACATCTGTGTGTCCAGGTCAGCGGAGACCCGGGTCCCCACTGGTCGCCGGGAACAACCTCTGCCGTGCACCCGACCAGCACCCACAAGACAAGAGTTGAGGACAACTGTGCCTACCTACACCCCGAAGGCCGGTGACATCACGCGTACGTGGCATGTCATCGACGCCGAGAACGTGGTGCTCGGCCGGCTGGCCGTGCAGGTCGCGAACCTGCTCCGCGGCAAGCACAAGCCGACCTACGCCCCGCACATGGACGGCGGCGACTTCGTCGTCATCATCAATGCGGAGAAGATCGCGCTGACCAGCAACAAGGCCGATCGCAAGCTGAACTACACGCACTCGGGGCATCCCGGTGGCCTGAAGTCCCGCACCACGACCGAGCTGCTCGCCACCTACCCGGAGCGCGTCATCGAGAAGGCCGTCAAGGGCATGCTGCCGTCGACCAAGCTCGGCCGCGCGATGGCGTCGAAGCTGAAGGTCTACGCCGGCCCGAATCATCCGCACGCGGCCCAGCGCCCCGTCCCCTTCGAGATCAAGCAGGTGGCCCAGTGAGCAACGAGAACATCAACGAGGCCGTCGAGGCCGTCGAAGAGGCCGCTGTCGCCGAGGCTGCTGTCGAGGTCGCCGACGCCGTCGAGGTCGCCGCTGACGACTACGAGACCGCCGCTGTCGAAGACGTCCGCGAGCCGATCGTCATCGATCGTCCGATCCAGACCGTCGGCCGCCGCAAGGAAGCCGTCGTCCGCGTCCGCCTGATGCCGGGCGCCGGTGGGTTCACCCTCAACGGTCGCTCGCTGGAGGAGTACTTCCCCAACAAGGTGCACCAGCAGCTCATCAAGGCGCCGCTGGTCCTCGTCGAGCGCACCGAGTCGTTCGACATCTTCGCCAAGCTCGTCGGCGGCGGCCCCTCGGGCCAGGCCGGCGCGCTGCGTCTCGCCATCGCGCGTGCGCTCATCGAGGTCACCCCGGAGGATCGTCCCGCCCTGAAGAAGGCCGGCTTCCTCACCCGTGACCCGCGTGCGGTCGAGCGCAAGAAGTACGGCCTCAAGAAGGCCCGCAAGGCGTCGCAGTACTCCAAGCGCTGATCTTGGCACGCCTTTTCGGAACCGACGGCGTCCGAGGCCTGGCCAACGCCGAGCTCACCCCAGAGCTCGCGTTGCGCCTGGCCTCGGCCGCCGCGGTCGTTTTCGCAGAGAGTTCCACGACGGACTCCCACCGGCGCCCGCGTGCGGTCGTCGGACGTGATCCGCGTGCATCCGGCGAGATGCTGGAGGCCGCGGTGTGTGCCGGTCTCGCCGCCACCGGAGTCGACGCCATCTGCGTCGGCACCGTGCCGACCCCGGCGGTCGCATTCCTGACCGCGGACTACCACGCCGACTTCGGTGTGATGATCTCCGCATCGCACAACCCCATGCCCGACAACGGGATCAAGTTCTTCTCCGCCGGCGGGCACAAGCTCGACGACGACGTCGAGGACCGCATCGAGGCGGCCATGGACGACGAGGTCGTCCGGCCGATCGGTGCCGCGGTGGGACGCATCGTCGCCGCGCCCGACGCCGGCGACCGTTACCGGCATCACCTCACCCAGGCCATCGACACGCGACTGGACGGGCTGACCGTCGTCGTCGACTGTGCGCACGGCGCGGCGTCGGAGCTCGCGCCGCTGGCCTACGCCGACGCCGGGGCGACCGTCATCGCGATCCACGCCGAGCCGGACGGCCTGAACATCAACGCCGACTGCGGGTCCACGCACATGGACAAGTTGCAGGCCGCGGTGCTCGAACACGGCGCCGACCTCGGACTGGCGCACGACGGTGACGCAGACCGTTGTCTCGCAGTCGATTCCACCGGTCAGATCGTCGACGGCGACGCCATCATGGCGGTGCTCGCGACGTCCCTGAAAGATCAGGGCAAGCTCCGCGAGGACGTGCTCGTGGCCACCGTCATGAGCAATCTCGGTCTGCACATCGCGATGCGCGAGGCCGGGATCACCGTGCACACCACCGCGGTCGGGGACCGATATGTCCTCGAGGAACTGCGCCGGGGCGGTTACGCGATCGGCGGCGAACAGTCGGGCCACATCGTCGTCCCGGGTTCGGGTACGACGGGTGACGGCATCCTGACCGGGTTGATGCTCATGGCACGGATGGCTGCCACCTCGGCGCGGCTGGCCGACCTCGCCGGCATCGTCACCGTGCTGCCCCAGGAACTGATCAACGTCCGGGTCGCCGACAAACATGCGGTGTCGCAGTCGCAGTCGGTCCGGGAGGCGGTCGCGGCCGCCGAGACCGAACTGGGCGAGACGGGCCGAGTCCTGTTGCGGCCGTCGGGAACCGAGCAGCTCGTCCGCGTCATGGTGGAGGCCGCGACGGCCGACCAGGCGCTGTCGGTGGCCGGCCGGCTGGCCGATGTCGTCCAAGGCGTCGGGGCATGACCGGTCCGGCGCCCCGGGCGGTCCTGTTCGACTTCTCCGGCACGCTGTTCCGCTTCGAGGCCCGCGACGAGTGGTTCGCCGACCTGCGCGACGACACCGGCGCCGAGTTCGACCGTGACCGGCAGGCGGACATCATCCGGCGCATGGTCGCACCTGTCGGGCTGCCCGACGGCATCGTCGGGGACGACCGACATGCCTGGGAGTCCCGGGATCTCGACCCGACGCTGCATCGCACCGGCTATCTGGCGCTGCTGCGCGCGGCCGGGATGAGCAACGCCGAGCACGCGAACGCGCTCTACAACCGAGTACTCGATCCGTCCTCCTGGGTCCCGTTCACCGACACCGTCACCGTGTTGCAGAAGCTCGGCGCCGCACAGGTTCCGGTCGGCATCGTCAGCAACATCGCCTTCGACCTGCGCAAGGTCCTGGCTCTGCACGGTGTCGAGGATCTCGTCGCCGCGTTCGCGCTGTCCTACGAGGTGGGGGCGATCAAACCCGACCCCCGGATCTTCCATGCCGCTCTCGACCCGCTGGGTGTTCCGGCAGACGAGGTGCTCATGGTCGGGGACAGCGAGACCGCCGACGGCGGAGCGCGCGCCCTCGGTTGTTCCTTCGCGCTGGTGCACGACGTCCCGGCCGCCGAGCGGCCCACCGCGCTGCTCGATGCCGTGACCTCACACGGCATCGAACTGGGTGACTGATCAGAAGTTGCCCTTCGCGGCCCAACCTCCGTCCACCGGGTAGATCTCGCCGGTGAGGAAGTCTCCCTCGCGCATGAGGTAGGCGACCATCGAGGCGATCTCCGACGGGAGTCCGAGTCGTCTGACGATGTGCGCGTTGGCATTCGCCTGCCGCATCTCCTCGGTGATGTCGGCGAGGATGGGTGTGTCGATGGTGCCCGGGGCGATCGCGTTGATCAGGATGTTGTGCGGGCCGTATTCGTAGGCTGCCTGCTTGGTGAGCCCGACGACACCTCCCTTGGCGGCCGAATACGACGCCAGATTGGGCAGGCCCCGAAGCGCCGCCATGGACGAGATGTTGACGATGCGACCCCCACCGTTGTCGATCATGTTCGGGATGACCGCCCGCATCCCCAGCCAGACGCCCTTGAGGTCGGTGCCCACCACGACGTCCCACGCCTCCTCGGTGAGGCCGACGACGGTGTCCTCACTGATCATGTTGACCACCCCCGCCACGTTGGCGAGACAGTCGATCGCGCCGCGGGACGCGATCACCTTCTCGACCGCTCCCGACCATTCGTCCGCGACCCGGATGTCGAGTCGGATGTACTCCGCTGAGCCGCCGGCCTCGGCGATCTCCTTGAGGGTGACCCCGCAGTCCTGGATGTCGGCAGCGATGACGTGGGCGCCGTCGGCGGCGAGACGTACGGCCGTCGCCTGGCCGATGCCCTGTGCGGCGCCGGTGACGATTGCGGTTTTTCCGTTGAGGGACATGGGTGTTCGCTTTCTCTGGTAGGTGAACGCCACTGGTGGGTGGAGGTGCGGTCAGGGCTGCTCGGCAAGGAGGTCGGCGAACTTGCGCCGAGCGGCTTCACGACGGGTGGGGATGTGCTCGGTCGGCCGGTCGTCGGCTGGGCGTGTGTACCCCTTGAGGTATTGCCGGGCGACGCTGTCGCGATGCACCTCATCCGGTCCGTCGTACAGACGTGCGGCGCGGGCTGCGCGATACATCGATTCGAGCGGGAGGTCGGCACTGTAACCGAGCGAGCCATGGACCTGCAGAGCACGGTCGATGACATCGTGCAGGATCTTGGCGCCGAAGAACTTGATGAGGGCGATGTCCTTGCGGGCGGCCGCGGTTCCCTCTTCGTCGATACGCCATGCGGCGTGCAGGGTCATCAGACGCAGGGCTTGGATCTCGGCGGCCGAGTCGGCGATGAAGGTGCGGATCGTCTGCTTGTCGGCGAGGACCGAGCCGTGGGCGTAGCGGTACGTGGCGCGCTCGCACATCATGTCGAACGCGCGGCTCGCCTGACCGATCCAGCGCATGCAGTGGTGGATGCGACCGGGGCCGAGGCGCTTCTGGGCGATGAGAAAGCCGTCGCCCGGATTCCCGAGGAGGGCGGTGTCGTCCACCCGCACGTTGCGCAGAATCACCTCGCAGTGCGATCCGTAGGTGTGCGGACGCGGACGCGGGTTCTCCACGGACCCGATGTCGCGGACGACGTCCAGCCCGGGGGCGTCGATGGGGATGATGAACTGCGAAGTGCGCCGGTGACGTTCCGCGTCGGGGTCGGTGACGGCGACGACGATCATGAAGTCGGCGGTGGCAGCGTTGCTGATGAACCACTTGTGTCCGTTCAGGATCCACTCGCCCCCATCGCGAACAGCGGTGGTGGTGAGGTTGGTGGGATCGGCGCCGGCGTTGTCGGGTTCGGTCAGGGCGAAGGACGAGTAGTATTCGCCGGCGAGCAACGGCTCGAGCCATCGGCGCTTCTGCTCCGGGGTACCCACCGCGGCGAGGATCTCGCAGTTCCCGGAATCAGGTGCCTGGCAACCGAACACGAGCGGTCCGTACGGCGTCGACCCCAGGATCTCCTGCATCAGACCGAGTTTCACCTGACCGTATCCCTGTCCGCCCAGTTCGGGATCGAGATGTGCCGCCCACAGGTCATTCGCCCTGACCTCGTCCTGCAGCGGTGCGATCGCCGTGCGCAACTGATCCCAGTCGAGGTCGAGTGTCTCGAGGGGGAAGACCTCGGTGCGGACGAATTCTCGCATCCAGTCCAGCTTCTTCTGGAACTCGGGTTCGGTGGAGAAATCCCAGGCCATCGGTGGTGCTCCGTTTCTGTGGGGGATCGTGACAGGTATGACGGGAGGGTGCGTCTGACGGTCAGGCGCTCGCTACGATGCGTCGGGCCCGGACGAAGAGGCCGTCGGCGTAGCGGTGGAGTCGCTCGCCGACGTCGCGGGGTGCCTTGCCCTCGCAGGACCGGGCATACGTGCCCTCGAGGATGATGCTCAGTTTGAAGCCGGCGAGTACGGTGTACCAGTCCAGCGCATCGAGGTTCCGATCGGAACGTTCGGCGTAGCGGGCGATGATCGAGGATCGGCTCGGCAGGTCGCCGGCCCGCCCGAGGGCGCTCTCGTAGAGATCGGGGTGCCGCGTGCCGTCCGGCCAGATCGCCAGCAGCACGCCGAGATCGAGAAGCGGGTCGCCGACCGTCGCCATCTCCCAGTCGACTATCGCCGCGACCGCAGGGGTGCGGTGATCGTAGAGGACGTTGGCCACATGGTAGTCGCCGTGCAACAGACCGGGCCGGAAGTCGGCGGGGCGATTGTCCTCGATCCAGCGGGCGATGCGTTCGAGATCGGGGAATGTGCCGCCCTGGTATCCCGGTGTGGCGGAGTAACGTTCGTGTTCCGCGAGCCACCGGGGCACCTGCCGCTCGAGGAAGCCGTCCGGACTGCCGAAGCCGTCGAGGCCGATCGCGGAGTGATCGACGCCCGCCAGTCCGGCGAGCGCATCGACGAGGGCATAGCCCATCGCTGCGCGCCCGTCGGCGGTTCGGGCGTAGGAGGCCGGCAGGCTGTCGGCGGCGTTGAACCCGTCCACCGGCTCCATCAGGAAGAAGGAAGCGCCCAGGATGTCGGTATCGGCGCTGCCGGCGACGAACCGGGGATGAGCCACATCGGTGGAGCTCAGCGCAGACAGCAGCGTCATCTCACGCGCGATCGCGGCGTTGGATCGTGGTCGCAGGTGGCGGGGGCCCCGCCGGAGTACGTAGTCGTGTCCGCCCCGGCTGACGACGACCATGACGTTCTGGGTGCCGCCGGTCAGTGGCCGGAGGTCGATGGCGCCCCCGCCGGGCAGGCCCTGCTCGTCCATCCATGTCGCGAGCGCACCGATGTCCACCGGGATCGGGTTCGCGGGGAGGTCGGGGGTCGTACTTCGGGCCATGAAACGAACCTATGGCGTGACCGCCGGATGGAGAACCGTCGTCGTGCGGACCTGTTGGAGGAATCTCCAACTGGTGCCTCCGTGGGTCACTGACCTGCGAGATCGAGGACCTGAAAGGCCATCTTGGCCGACAGCAGGCAGTCCAGCGACGTCGGGTCACGTCGCGCGATCTCCTTGATCCGCCCCAGTCGGTACCGGATGGTGTTCTCGTGGACCTCCAGTGCAGACGCGGTGGCCTGGACCTTGCCGTCGGCGGTCACGAACGCGCGCCACGTGGCCAACAGGGTGCCGTCGTCGTGTTGCCGTACCGGCGCGACGAAGGAGTGGGCGAAGTGCAGGGCCTCCTTGACGTGGCCGCTGGAGACTATCACCCGGAACAGGCCGAGTTCGTCGAGCGTCATCACCCGCTTGTCCCAGCCGAAGGACTCTGCCACGGAGCCCATCTCACGAAGGGCGCGATGGGCATGCGGGTAGTCGACCGGTGTGCGGCAGATCCCCGAGATCAGAGTCGCGCCGAGCGAGAGGTCGTCGGAGAGCCGATCTCGGATGGTCGACACGTGGTCGCGGACGCGCCCGACCTCGTCGAGGTCGTCGGACTCCAGGCGGACCATCACGACCACCGCCCCGGGCAGTCGGACGGCCGGCGGCGGGGAGATGGACATGACCGAGGCGAACGTGCGCGTGACCAGGGACTGGATCGCCGACGCCGTCAGTCTGTCGGTGGCATCGTCGACGGTGAAGCGAACGAGGACATGGGGATTGGTCAGGTCGATCCCGAACTGCGGACCCCGCCTGACCAGGTGTTCCTTGTCGCGGCTGTTGCGCAACAGATCCGACAGGTAGTCGTCGCGCGCCTGTCCCTCGGTCTCGATCTGCCGACGTTCGGAGAGCATCTGGAGCGCCAGGACGGTGGCCCCGCGTTCGGCGATGTTCGCGTCGAGGGCCTCCAGGCTGCGACCGACCTCGACGATGCCGAGAAAGCCGGTCTGCTTTCCCTCGATGACCATGCGGCACATGAGATGCCGGCGACCGAGGCCGACCGCGAGCTGCGCGGGGACGATGGCCGACGGCGTGCTCACCGACAGTTCGGCCAGTGCTTGTCGTACCGAGGCGGTGGCGCGCACCTTCTCGCTCATCACCGGGGGAGTGCCCAGTTTCAGCGCCTCCGGTGCGGCCCAGGCGAGCACGTCGAAGGAGTTGTTGTAGAGAATCACCGGCTTCGCCGACAGCTCCGACAGCAGCTCGACCACGCGATGTATGTTGGCGCCCTCGAGCACCGCACTCGTCAGTCGATGGTGGACGTCGGCAAGATAGGCCAAAGTGGCGTTGTTCCGGGCGATCTCGGCGGCCTGACCGCGTAGGCGGGTGTTGAGCATCGCCTGGCTGATGAACAGGGCGGACAGCCGGGCGAAGAGCTCGGCGACCTCGATGTCCTCGGGCGTGAACTCGTGTTCGCGACCGCGGCTGTCGACGAAGATCAGGCCGATCACCGCATCGTCGAAGGTGAGGGGGACACCGAGCATCGCCCGGACGTCCCAGTGCGCCATCGTCCGGCGATGGGGCCGCGGATCGTTGAGCGCGTCGGCGATCACCACCGGAGCTCGGGTGGTGATGACCTCCTGGCTGAACAGGTCGCCGTCGAAACCCGAGACCTGCCTCTTGACCGCCTCGGTGATGTCACCGGCCTCCTGACAGAAGCCCGCGGCGCCGCGATAGCTGCCGTTGGAGTGCCGCAGGTACACCGAGCAGCGGGTGACGCCGAGAAGTGCACACAGCTTCTGACCGACCAGGCTCAGCAGGTCTGGAAGTCGGCTGTCGGTGATGGCCTCGGTGGTGATCTCCGCGAACGCAGAGATGACAGCGCGCTCCCGACTCGGGGTGACCATCGGGTCGGTGTCCGAGGAGGGGTCGGTGTCCGAGGTGGGGTCGGCGCCGGTCGACTGCGCGGTGGATGTCATCCGCACGGCCTCCTCACCACCACGAGCTCATGGTGGCCTTCACAGTACCAACCGGATGTGATCCCGATCATGCCCCAGAGGTGCCGGCCACGGCGCCGTCGTTCAGTACATGACCCATCCGCTCCCGCTTGGTGCGCAGGTAGCGCACGTTCTGCGGTGTCGGCACGGTCGGCAGTCCGACGCGTCCCACGATCTCGAGGCCGTGACCGCCGAGTCCGCCGTACTTCGCCGGGTTGTTGGTGATGAGTCGCAGACGTCGGATGCCGAGGTCGGACAGGATCGCCGCCCCCGTTCCGTAGGTGCGGGAGTCCACCGGCAGGCCGAGCGCGGTGTTGGCATCGACCGTGTCGTATCCCTGTTCCTGCAGGGCGTAGGCACGGATCTTGTGACCCAGCCCGATCCCACGACCCTCGTGACCGCGCAGGTAGACGATGGCACCGCAGCCCTCCTCGGCGATCGCCGCAAGGGCCTGCTCGAACTGCGCACCGCAGTCGCAGCGCAGGGAACCGACGATGTCGCCGGTGAGGCACTCGCTGTGGATGCGGACCAGCGCGCCGTCGTCGCCGGCACCGGCTTCGGCGACATTGCCCATGATGAGTGCGAGGTGTTCGATGCCATCGATGTCGGACCGGTACGCGACCGCCCGGAACTCGCCGAAGACGGTGGGCATCGCCGCGCCGGCGATCTGACGGACGAAGGAGCCCGACGCCCTCCGGTGGGCCACGAGGTCGGCGATGCGCAGCATCGGCAGTCCGTGATGTCGGGCGAACTCGCGGAGGTCCTCGCCGCGCCGCATCGTCCCGTCATCGGCGATGATCTCGCCGATGACCCCCACCTCACCGACGCCGGCCATGGTGACCAGGTCGACGGCGGCCTCGGTGTGTCCGGCGCGGGTGAGGACGCCCCCATCGCGTGCCTGCAGCGGGAAGACGTGCCCGGGGCGCCGCAGATCGCCGGCCGGGGTGTCGTCGGACGCGAGTGCGCGGATGGTGAGGGCGCGGTCGTGCGCCGAGACCCCGGTGCCGGCGTCGCGGTGGTCGACGCTGACGGTGAAGGCGGTACCGTGCGCGTCCCGGTTGTCCTCGACCATCTGCGGCAAGTCGAGCCGTCGGGCGCGGTCTGCGGACATGGGGGCGCAGATGATGCCGGTGGTGTGCCGGATCAGGAACGCCATCTGCTCGTCGGTGATCGAGGCGGCCGACCCGATCAGGTCACCTTCGTTCTCCCGGTCGTCGTCGTCGACGACGACGACCAGACCGCCGGCGGCAACAGCCGCGACGGCGCGGGCGACGGCCTGGGTCGATGCCTCGGTCGCGATGGGTGTCGGGGTGTCGGCGGTCGTGTTCACGAGGCGACCTCGAATGCTCGGTGGGTGCCGAACACCCGGTCGTGGTAGGTGAGGGGTGGTGCTGGGGTGGTGCCGGTCGCGACGATGTTGCCCAGTGCGACAACATGATCACCGCCGTCGACCAGGGCTTCGGTCGTACACGCCAGCCAGCCGGAGGCGCCGTCGATGCGGGGGAGCCCGGCCGAATCCGACCAGCAGACCCCGTCGAATTTGTCGTCGCCCTTACGCGCGAACCGCAGCGCGACCTCGGCCTGGTCGTGGGCAAGCACGTTGACGCCGAATCGTCCGGTGCGGCGGACGATCGCAAGCAGGTCGGAGCCGCGATCGAGGGACACCAGGATCATCGGTGGTCCCATCGACAGCGACGTGAATGCGCTGACCGTGGTGCCGTGCGCTCGTGGACCGTCGAAGGCGGTGACGACCGCGACGGGCGTGCAGACCCGGGCCATCACCTCACGAAACTCGAGGGCCACCTGG
Protein-coding sequences here:
- a CDS encoding type VII secretion-associated protein, with the translated sequence MTRAGGTPASDVGPVHRAGRRHPRPAVVDLAFGTPLVWEPAGGLRRVDRDVRMLLESVDHMSVVVDGRREHPRQAWRRVFADLGLPAGQPLIVGHPSTWGPRRASTLADLGDAGAPVSLLPRAVLVARSHADLTVQRCAVVETTHLPHPPTDPAHPRTSWWDVQIVGRGPDGWTVERSGIIRPGAGLASSAPADGEGIDGAGIDVIDDSVEAVFVDGAAADDVSAAIDVISAHAVAGRVVAVDRDLVVRLGHRTGGAADDAADPGRDPRPPDSLPVGSTRLRSRSLLAAAVVAVLVVSGAVGVGVWQREPASGASSADVHLGRATLTVPGDWRQADQDTPSDAADDPSTTRTVFVDPDDGRRIIAVLTEVREGSTLASVAGSLRNRIEQRGDDIVTEFSANTRFAGRDVIGYRESPASGGAIRWYVVVDDGLQVSIGCQAGTAAEPAEAECAEAVRTIRVLPS
- the rplM gene encoding 50S ribosomal protein L13 gives rise to the protein MPTYTPKAGDITRTWHVIDAENVVLGRLAVQVANLLRGKHKPTYAPHMDGGDFVVIINAEKIALTSNKADRKLNYTHSGHPGGLKSRTTTELLATYPERVIEKAVKGMLPSTKLGRAMASKLKVYAGPNHPHAAQRPVPFEIKQVAQ
- the rpsI gene encoding 30S ribosomal protein S9; the protein is MSNENINEAVEAVEEAAVAEAAVEVADAVEVAADDYETAAVEDVREPIVIDRPIQTVGRRKEAVVRVRLMPGAGGFTLNGRSLEEYFPNKVHQQLIKAPLVLVERTESFDIFAKLVGGGPSGQAGALRLAIARALIEVTPEDRPALKKAGFLTRDPRAVERKKYGLKKARKASQYSKR
- the glmM gene encoding phosphoglucosamine mutase — translated: MARLFGTDGVRGLANAELTPELALRLASAAAVVFAESSTTDSHRRPRAVVGRDPRASGEMLEAAVCAGLAATGVDAICVGTVPTPAVAFLTADYHADFGVMISASHNPMPDNGIKFFSAGGHKLDDDVEDRIEAAMDDEVVRPIGAAVGRIVAAPDAGDRYRHHLTQAIDTRLDGLTVVVDCAHGAASELAPLAYADAGATVIAIHAEPDGLNINADCGSTHMDKLQAAVLEHGADLGLAHDGDADRCLAVDSTGQIVDGDAIMAVLATSLKDQGKLREDVLVATVMSNLGLHIAMREAGITVHTTAVGDRYVLEELRRGGYAIGGEQSGHIVVPGSGTTGDGILTGLMLMARMAATSARLADLAGIVTVLPQELINVRVADKHAVSQSQSVREAVAAAETELGETGRVLLRPSGTEQLVRVMVEAATADQALSVAGRLADVVQGVGA
- a CDS encoding HAD family hydrolase, which produces MTGPAPRAVLFDFSGTLFRFEARDEWFADLRDDTGAEFDRDRQADIIRRMVAPVGLPDGIVGDDRHAWESRDLDPTLHRTGYLALLRAAGMSNAEHANALYNRVLDPSSWVPFTDTVTVLQKLGAAQVPVGIVSNIAFDLRKVLALHGVEDLVAAFALSYEVGAIKPDPRIFHAALDPLGVPADEVLMVGDSETADGGARALGCSFALVHDVPAAERPTALLDAVTSHGIELGD
- a CDS encoding SDR family NAD(P)-dependent oxidoreductase; amino-acid sequence: MSLNGKTAIVTGAAQGIGQATAVRLAADGAHVIAADIQDCGVTLKEIAEAGGSAEYIRLDIRVADEWSGAVEKVIASRGAIDCLANVAGVVNMISEDTVVGLTEEAWDVVVGTDLKGVWLGMRAVIPNMIDNGGGRIVNISSMAALRGLPNLASYSAAKGGVVGLTKQAAYEYGPHNILINAIAPGTIDTPILADITEEMRQANANAHIVRRLGLPSEIASMVAYLMREGDFLTGEIYPVDGGWAAKGNF
- a CDS encoding acyl-CoA dehydrogenase family protein, which codes for MAWDFSTEPEFQKKLDWMREFVRTEVFPLETLDLDWDQLRTAIAPLQDEVRANDLWAAHLDPELGGQGYGQVKLGLMQEILGSTPYGPLVFGCQAPDSGNCEILAAVGTPEQKRRWLEPLLAGEYYSSFALTEPDNAGADPTNLTTTAVRDGGEWILNGHKWFISNAATADFMIVVAVTDPDAERHRRTSQFIIPIDAPGLDVVRDIGSVENPRPRPHTYGSHCEVILRNVRVDDTALLGNPGDGFLIAQKRLGPGRIHHCMRWIGQASRAFDMMCERATYRYAHGSVLADKQTIRTFIADSAAEIQALRLMTLHAAWRIDEEGTAAARKDIALIKFFGAKILHDVIDRALQVHGSLGYSADLPLESMYRAARAARLYDGPDEVHRDSVARQYLKGYTRPADDRPTEHIPTRREAARRKFADLLAEQP
- a CDS encoding phosphotransferase family protein — translated: MARSTTPDLPANPIPVDIGALATWMDEQGLPGGGAIDLRPLTGGTQNVMVVVSRGGHDYVLRRGPRHLRPRSNAAIAREMTLLSALSSTDVAHPRFVAGSADTDILGASFFLMEPVDGFNAADSLPASYARTADGRAAMGYALVDALAGLAGVDHSAIGLDGFGSPDGFLERQVPRWLAEHERYSATPGYQGGTFPDLERIARWIEDNRPADFRPGLLHGDYHVANVLYDHRTPAVAAIVDWEMATVGDPLLDLGVLLAIWPDGTRHPDLYESALGRAGDLPSRSSIIARYAERSDRNLDALDWYTVLAGFKLSIILEGTYARSCEGKAPRDVGERLHRYADGLFVRARRIVASA
- a CDS encoding GAF domain-containing protein produces the protein MTSTAQSTGADPTSDTDPSSDTDPMVTPSRERAVISAFAEITTEAITDSRLPDLLSLVGQKLCALLGVTRCSVYLRHSNGSYRGAAGFCQEAGDITEAVKRQVSGFDGDLFSQEVITTRAPVVIADALNDPRPHRRTMAHWDVRAMLGVPLTFDDAVIGLIFVDSRGREHEFTPEDIEVAELFARLSALFISQAMLNTRLRGQAAEIARNNATLAYLADVHHRLTSAVLEGANIHRVVELLSELSAKPVILYNNSFDVLAWAAPEALKLGTPPVMSEKVRATASVRQALAELSVSTPSAIVPAQLAVGLGRRHLMCRMVIEGKQTGFLGIVEVGRSLEALDANIAERGATVLALQMLSERRQIETEGQARDDYLSDLLRNSRDKEHLVRRGPQFGIDLTNPHVLVRFTVDDATDRLTASAIQSLVTRTFASVMSISPPPAVRLPGAVVVMVRLESDDLDEVGRVRDHVSTIRDRLSDDLSLGATLISGICRTPVDYPHAHRALREMGSVAESFGWDKRVMTLDELGLFRVIVSSGHVKEALHFAHSFVAPVRQHDDGTLLATWRAFVTADGKVQATASALEVHENTIRYRLGRIKEIARRDPTSLDCLLSAKMAFQVLDLAGQ
- a CDS encoding bifunctional 3,4-dihydroxy-2-butanone-4-phosphate synthase/GTP cyclohydrolase II; the encoded protein is MNTTADTPTPIATEASTQAVARAVAAVAAGGLVVVVDDDDRENEGDLIGSAASITDEQMAFLIRHTTGIICAPMSADRARRLDLPQMVEDNRDAHGTAFTVSVDHRDAGTGVSAHDRALTIRALASDDTPAGDLRRPGHVFPLQARDGGVLTRAGHTEAAVDLVTMAGVGEVGVIGEIIADDGTMRRGEDLREFARHHGLPMLRIADLVAHRRASGSFVRQIAGAAMPTVFGEFRAVAYRSDIDGIEHLALIMGNVAEAGAGDDGALVRIHSECLTGDIVGSLRCDCGAQFEQALAAIAEEGCGAIVYLRGHEGRGIGLGHKIRAYALQEQGYDTVDANTALGLPVDSRTYGTGAAILSDLGIRRLRLITNNPAKYGGLGGHGLEIVGRVGLPTVPTPQNVRYLRTKRERMGHVLNDGAVAGTSGA
- a CDS encoding flavin reductase family protein — translated: MSENVIDQVALEFREVMARVCTPVAVVTAFDGPRAHGTTVSAFTSLSMGPPMILVSLDRGSDLLAIVRRTGRFGVNVLAHDQAEVALRFARKGDDKFDGVCWSDSAGLPRIDGASGWLACTTEALVDGGDHVVALGNIVATGTTPAPPLTYHDRVFGTHRAFEVAS